A window from Luteibacter flocculans encodes these proteins:
- a CDS encoding Hsp33 family molecular chaperone HslO, translated as MTDSIVDTLASEDVLHRFMLEKAGVRGVLVRLGASWHEIASRADYPSGLRDTLGQAVAASALLTGNIKFEGSLSLEFKSQGPLHLLFTECTDKGRLRGLARYDAQALPASVDLGRLPEAMLAITIGHAERGRYQGVVELDENASIGEALENYFERSEQLPARILLAADGKHAVGLMLQPIPGEGGHSAADDDDDDAWARVGHLTATLSASEMLATRPEELLYRLYHEETVRLYDPKPLAFGCTCSQERVEGMLRALGRDEVEATLVDRGGEIEVICEFCATRYVFDRVDAERLLTQVETPPSPSTLQ; from the coding sequence GTGACTGATTCGATCGTCGATACCCTTGCGTCCGAGGACGTGCTCCATCGCTTCATGCTGGAGAAGGCTGGCGTGCGCGGCGTTCTCGTGCGCCTCGGTGCGAGCTGGCACGAAATTGCCTCTCGCGCCGATTACCCGTCCGGCTTGCGCGACACGCTCGGACAGGCGGTGGCCGCGAGCGCCTTGCTCACGGGCAACATCAAGTTCGAGGGGTCCTTGTCGCTGGAATTCAAGAGCCAGGGTCCGCTGCATCTGCTGTTTACCGAATGCACCGACAAGGGGCGCCTGCGTGGTCTTGCGCGCTATGACGCACAGGCGTTGCCGGCGAGCGTAGATCTCGGGCGGCTTCCGGAGGCCATGCTGGCCATCACCATCGGTCACGCCGAGCGTGGGCGCTACCAGGGTGTGGTGGAGTTGGACGAGAACGCCTCGATCGGTGAAGCGCTGGAGAACTACTTCGAGCGTTCCGAGCAGTTGCCTGCGCGCATCCTGCTGGCGGCGGACGGCAAGCATGCCGTTGGCCTCATGCTGCAGCCGATACCCGGCGAGGGTGGTCACAGCGCCGCCGACGATGACGATGACGATGCGTGGGCGCGGGTCGGCCACCTCACGGCAACCCTGAGCGCCAGCGAGATGCTCGCCACCCGGCCGGAGGAGCTGCTCTACCGGCTTTATCACGAGGAGACGGTGCGCCTCTACGATCCGAAGCCCCTGGCATTCGGTTGCACCTGTTCCCAGGAGCGGGTCGAAGGGATGCTGCGCGCGCTCGGTCGCGACGAAGTAGAAGCGACGCTGGTCGATCGTGGTGGCGAGATCGAGGTGATCTGCGAATTCTGCGCCACGCGTTACGTGTTCGACCGCGTGGATGCGGAACGGCTGCTTACCCAGGTCGAGACGCCGCCATCACCGTCGACGTTGCAATAG
- the mtgA gene encoding monofunctional biosynthetic peptidoglycan transglycosylase: MSPTPRSPLRRIARLLGLVVVAWLALSCAIVMVLRFVPPWTSATMMERRLEALTSGEKDFTLRHRWVPWDRISPQVGIAMVAAEDQKFPFHHGFDVDAIQDAIDAADEGKRLRGASTISQQVAKNLFLWNGRSFVRKGLEAYFTVLIEALWPKQRILEVYVNIAEFGDGVYGVGAASDVFFHTTPDRLGVTQAARLAAVLPNPQRFRVDAPSAYVQRRTAWITQQIGQLGGPAYLTRPAPVSGRTR; the protein is encoded by the coding sequence ATGAGTCCGACGCCTCGCTCACCTCTACGCCGGATCGCCCGCCTGCTCGGCCTTGTCGTCGTCGCCTGGCTGGCGCTCTCGTGCGCCATCGTGATGGTGCTGCGCTTCGTACCGCCCTGGACCAGCGCCACGATGATGGAGCGCCGCCTGGAAGCGCTGACGAGCGGCGAGAAGGATTTCACGCTTCGCCACCGGTGGGTGCCTTGGGATCGGATTTCGCCGCAGGTGGGCATTGCGATGGTCGCGGCCGAGGACCAGAAATTTCCGTTCCATCACGGATTCGACGTCGATGCTATCCAGGACGCCATCGATGCGGCGGACGAAGGCAAGCGCCTGCGCGGCGCGAGCACGATCAGCCAGCAGGTGGCCAAGAACCTGTTCCTCTGGAACGGTCGCAGCTTCGTGCGCAAGGGCCTGGAAGCGTACTTCACCGTGCTGATCGAGGCGCTGTGGCCGAAGCAGCGCATTCTCGAGGTCTACGTGAACATCGCGGAGTTCGGCGACGGCGTTTACGGTGTCGGCGCAGCGAGCGACGTCTTCTTCCACACCACGCCCGATCGCCTCGGCGTCACCCAGGCGGCACGCTTGGCCGCCGTACTGCCGAACCCGCAGCGTTTCCGCGTCGATGCCCCCAGCGCCTACGTCCAGCGCCGTACCGCGTGGATCACGCAGCAGATCGGCCAGCTCGGCGGGCCCGCCTATCTCACCCGTCCTGCGCCCGTGTCCGGCCGCACTCGCTGA
- a CDS encoding glycosyltransferase family 2 protein: MPFSFAVIVPAYNEAEVLADFHARLGAVLDGIDAVSQIIYVDDGSGDDTWQRLRSLADADPRVQALRLSRNFGKEAAMTAGFDEVDADAVVIIDADLQDPPELIPELIARWQDGNDVVYATRGERDGETRTKRFTSAAFYRVMERLSDTPLPRDTGDFRLLSRRAVEALRELRERQRFMKGLFAWIGYRQTSVVYHRDARHAGRTKWNYWRLTNLAVEGITSFSTAPLRVATWLGVSAAGLAFLYGLWVLLKALIWGDPVRGYPTLMVVILFLGGAQLLALGVIGEYVGRTYSEAKRRPLYYVESRHGGRPPFT; the protein is encoded by the coding sequence ATGCCCTTCTCCTTCGCCGTCATCGTTCCCGCCTATAACGAAGCGGAAGTGCTCGCCGATTTCCATGCCCGGCTCGGCGCCGTGCTCGACGGGATCGACGCCGTCTCACAGATCATCTACGTGGACGACGGCAGCGGCGACGACACATGGCAACGGCTGCGCAGCCTCGCCGACGCCGATCCGCGCGTGCAGGCGCTGCGCCTTTCGCGCAATTTCGGCAAGGAGGCGGCCATGACGGCCGGCTTCGACGAAGTGGACGCCGATGCGGTGGTCATCATCGACGCGGACCTGCAAGACCCGCCCGAACTCATTCCGGAACTCATCGCCCGGTGGCAGGACGGCAACGACGTCGTCTACGCCACCCGCGGCGAGCGCGATGGCGAAACCCGCACCAAGCGTTTCACCTCGGCCGCCTTCTACCGTGTCATGGAGCGCCTGTCGGACACGCCGCTCCCGCGCGACACGGGCGACTTCCGGCTGCTTTCGCGCCGCGCGGTGGAGGCATTGCGCGAACTCCGCGAACGCCAGCGTTTCATGAAAGGCCTGTTCGCCTGGATCGGCTATCGGCAGACATCGGTCGTCTACCACCGCGATGCCCGCCATGCGGGCCGCACGAAATGGAATTACTGGCGGCTGACGAATCTTGCGGTCGAAGGCATCACCTCGTTCTCGACCGCGCCGCTGCGGGTAGCGACATGGCTCGGCGTCTCCGCCGCCGGCCTCGCCTTTCTGTACGGCTTGTGGGTGCTGCTGAAGGCGCTGATCTGGGGCGATCCGGTGCGCGGCTACCCCACCCTCATGGTGGTGATCCTGTTCCTGGGCGGGGCGCAGTTGCTTGCGCTCGGGGTCATCGGCGAATACGTGGGTCGCACCTATTCGGAAGCGAAGCGACGCCCGCTCTATTACGTGGAATCGCGCCACGGCGGTCGGCCGCCTTTCACCTGA
- a CDS encoding CBS domain-containing protein, with protein MQQVKHLLAGKGSAVYAVAPDASVYEAIQQMAEKNVGALAVIKGDQLVGILSERDYARKVILKDRSSRDTLVGDIMTPSVVTVGLDVSVDDCMRLCTDGRLRHLPVLDDGRVVGMVSIGDLVKATISEQRETISQLESYIVG; from the coding sequence ATGCAGCAGGTCAAGCATCTTCTGGCAGGCAAGGGCAGCGCCGTATACGCCGTGGCGCCCGATGCATCGGTCTACGAGGCCATCCAGCAGATGGCCGAGAAGAACGTCGGCGCACTGGCGGTCATCAAGGGGGATCAGCTCGTGGGCATCCTTTCCGAGCGCGACTACGCGCGCAAGGTCATCCTCAAGGACCGCTCCTCCCGCGACACCCTGGTCGGCGACATCATGACGCCGAGCGTCGTGACCGTCGGTCTCGACGTCAGCGTGGACGACTGCATGCGTCTTTGCACCGACGGTCGCCTGCGCCACCTGCCCGTCCTCGACGACGGGCGCGTGGTGGGCATGGTATCCATCGGCGATCTGGTCAAGGCGACCATCTCCGAGCAGCGGGAAACGATCAGCCAGCTCGAGAGCTATATCGTCGGTTAG
- a CDS encoding NTP/NDP exchange transporter yields MNARPHAARGTTLALCVIAFFLVLTSYYVLRPVRDQLVGAAGSASLATFYAIVFVVMLALTPVFGWLVSHFPRRRVLLGSYLFFVVCLVAFVPAFVAQDRIGAAVLGNVFFVWVSVFNLFVVSLFWSVMADVFSNVEARLVFPFIAFGGMAGALVGPLLTRTLVVRLGVPSMLVVSAVTLLLALGALLAATRHAHGNDYSDGAPMGGSIIEGAKAAFAQPFLRYMGLLMLLSDGIATMAYALMADYTKAHFADNAARTAFYADLDLWINGLGALLQLTLTPLILRSLGTAWALVLPSLVNLCLLGWLALHGPTDAMLFGVAVPLIAIVQVGTRGLTYGMAKPASDALYTRMPREARYKGKNFIETTVWRFGDLLVTSGLNGLRAAGVGIAGIGLICAGLAAVATEVARRAATSPDLAPESKIRDDA; encoded by the coding sequence GTGAACGCTCGTCCGCACGCCGCACGGGGAACTACCCTCGCGCTCTGCGTCATCGCCTTCTTCCTGGTGCTGACGTCCTATTACGTCCTCCGGCCCGTGCGCGACCAGCTCGTCGGCGCGGCGGGCTCCGCATCGCTCGCAACCTTCTACGCCATCGTCTTCGTCGTGATGCTGGCGCTGACGCCGGTGTTCGGTTGGCTGGTGTCGCACTTCCCGCGTCGGCGGGTGTTGCTGGGCAGTTACCTTTTCTTCGTCGTGTGCCTGGTGGCTTTCGTGCCCGCCTTCGTTGCGCAGGATCGGATCGGAGCGGCGGTGCTGGGTAACGTCTTCTTCGTCTGGGTGAGCGTGTTCAACCTGTTCGTGGTGTCGCTGTTCTGGAGCGTGATGGCGGATGTGTTCTCCAACGTGGAGGCGCGCCTGGTGTTTCCATTCATCGCCTTTGGCGGCATGGCCGGGGCGCTGGTGGGCCCGTTGCTCACCCGCACGCTCGTGGTGCGCCTGGGCGTGCCGTCCATGCTCGTGGTCTCGGCGGTCACCTTGTTGCTCGCGCTCGGCGCCTTGCTCGCGGCGACGCGTCATGCGCATGGCAACGATTACAGCGATGGCGCTCCGATGGGCGGTTCCATCATCGAGGGTGCCAAGGCGGCGTTTGCGCAGCCGTTCCTGCGCTACATGGGCTTGCTGATGCTGTTGAGCGACGGCATCGCCACGATGGCCTACGCCCTCATGGCCGATTACACCAAGGCCCACTTCGCGGACAATGCGGCCCGCACTGCGTTCTATGCGGACCTCGATCTCTGGATCAACGGGCTCGGCGCGCTGCTGCAACTCACGCTCACGCCGCTGATCCTGCGTAGTCTGGGCACCGCGTGGGCCCTTGTGCTGCCTTCGCTGGTGAACCTTTGCCTCTTGGGATGGCTGGCGCTACACGGACCCACGGACGCGATGCTGTTCGGCGTGGCCGTGCCCTTGATAGCGATTGTGCAGGTGGGCACGCGTGGCCTGACCTATGGCATGGCCAAGCCTGCCTCGGATGCGCTGTATACGCGCATGCCGCGCGAGGCGCGTTACAAGGGCAAGAATTTCATCGAGACTACCGTGTGGCGATTCGGCGACCTGCTCGTCACCAGCGGCTTGAACGGCCTGCGTGCCGCGGGCGTCGGAATCGCCGGCATCGGCCTCATCTGCGCGGGGCTGGCCGCCGTGGCCACCGAGGTGGCACGGCGCGCAGCGACCTCGCCCGATCTGGCGCCGGAGTCGAAGATTCGCGACGACGCCTAG
- a CDS encoding serine hydrolase domain-containing protein, producing MSFRSASLLACALACAVAAPSALAAPPPKPPVVHADPEAVKLPPERVKETVENYKRWLDEAEARDAAPAIVTAVIVDDKVVYERAIGYANAKTKEPATPDTVFRLASLSKAFATGVTAVLVRAGFLSWDTKLIDTIPYFKLKDMQAAQQATVRDILGQRLGLPRNTYDSALEADAPYEELVRKLDEVDLSCKVGECYGYQNVAFSMIGDVIYAQTGDYFFRQVERRIFTPLGMTTASYGRDALEASKSWARPHRGGPHNWIPYEPNDSYYRVAPAAGVNASLRDMEQWLMAQMGGRPDVLPTPLLDVLHAPEVPTPSEERSLPWRRARVTDAHYALGWRVFKYANEDLIYHAGAVSGYRTMIGFFPKYHAGVVTMWNAAGPVPAGLMPMVFDSLLGLPHVDWAGVEGPVHAAPAAAPKAKAKAAATKKAAPTKTKTPPKKKKKAGS from the coding sequence ATGTCGTTCCGTTCCGCATCCCTGCTCGCCTGTGCGCTTGCCTGCGCCGTTGCCGCTCCCTCCGCCCTCGCCGCACCACCGCCCAAACCGCCCGTCGTTCACGCGGACCCGGAAGCGGTAAAGCTGCCGCCGGAACGGGTGAAAGAGACCGTCGAGAACTACAAGCGCTGGCTCGATGAGGCGGAGGCGAGGGATGCCGCGCCCGCCATCGTGACCGCCGTCATCGTCGACGACAAGGTCGTCTACGAGCGCGCCATCGGCTACGCCAATGCGAAGACCAAGGAGCCGGCCACGCCCGACACCGTGTTTCGTCTGGCGTCGTTGTCGAAGGCCTTCGCCACCGGCGTCACGGCCGTCCTGGTGCGGGCCGGGTTCCTGAGCTGGGACACCAAGCTCATCGATACCATTCCCTACTTCAAGCTCAAGGACATGCAGGCCGCGCAGCAGGCGACGGTGCGCGACATCCTGGGCCAGCGCCTCGGCCTTCCGCGCAACACGTACGACTCCGCGCTCGAAGCGGATGCTCCCTACGAGGAGCTGGTGCGCAAGCTGGACGAAGTGGACCTCTCCTGCAAGGTCGGCGAATGCTACGGCTACCAGAACGTCGCCTTCAGCATGATCGGCGACGTGATCTACGCGCAGACCGGCGATTATTTCTTTCGCCAGGTGGAGCGTCGCATCTTCACGCCGCTCGGCATGACCACCGCCAGCTACGGTCGCGACGCCCTTGAAGCGAGCAAGAGCTGGGCCCGTCCCCACCGCGGCGGCCCGCACAACTGGATTCCCTACGAGCCCAACGACAGCTATTACCGCGTGGCCCCCGCCGCGGGCGTCAACGCCAGCCTGCGTGACATGGAGCAGTGGTTGATGGCGCAGATGGGCGGTCGTCCCGACGTCCTGCCCACGCCGCTACTGGATGTTCTGCACGCCCCGGAAGTGCCGACACCTTCCGAGGAGCGCTCGCTGCCATGGCGCCGCGCGCGCGTTACCGACGCCCATTACGCCCTCGGCTGGCGCGTGTTCAAGTACGCCAACGAGGACCTGATCTATCACGCGGGCGCCGTATCGGGTTACCGCACCATGATCGGGTTCTTCCCGAAGTACCACGCGGGTGTCGTTACGATGTGGAACGCGGCGGGCCCCGTCCCCGCGGGCCTGATGCCCATGGTGTTCGACAGCCTGCTGGGGCTGCCGCACGTGGATTGGGCCGGCGTCGAGGGCCCGGTGCATGCCGCGCCGGCCGCCGCACCGAAGGCCAAAGCCAAGGCCGCGGCAACGAAAAAGGCCGCCCCGACGAAGACCAAGACGCCCCCAAAGAAAAAGAAGAAAGCCGGAAGCTGA
- a CDS encoding energy transducer TonB yields MDNRYRFLARRRMRGAVNPVTLAVVVIVVALAVAAWFLIIKPYRDAAEAATPASAATQKSVAKREAPPADVDSLSVDQLLSEARTAMNEQRLVAPAGNNAFEFYMKVLQKQPGNPVAADALRETFSYGAAATEQTINQRDFNEAQREIDLLAKADPENYTLTILRSKLDAQRKTLDREQQQAVDAQKAQQLAQQNAAAAAKQQAEQAAAAEAQRQQAAREQASRVAAQQSPAANAARPAAAPTPKPTSADAEPISDAVLVRQVSPRYPTAAMRANQEGWVDVEFSVSTDGSVSNVTVVDSQPKHVFDRSAIDAVSRWEYKPATRNGEPMTVTLRRRLQFNLGR; encoded by the coding sequence ATGGATAACCGTTATCGCTTCCTTGCGCGCCGCCGTATGCGTGGCGCCGTCAATCCTGTGACCCTTGCCGTCGTCGTCATCGTCGTCGCGCTCGCCGTCGCAGCCTGGTTCCTCATCATCAAGCCCTACCGCGACGCCGCTGAAGCGGCGACACCCGCGTCGGCAGCCACGCAGAAGAGCGTCGCGAAGCGCGAAGCGCCTCCGGCCGACGTCGATTCGCTCAGCGTCGACCAGCTGCTCTCCGAGGCGCGAACCGCGATGAACGAGCAGCGCCTCGTGGCCCCGGCGGGCAACAACGCGTTCGAGTTCTACATGAAGGTGCTGCAGAAGCAGCCGGGTAATCCCGTCGCGGCAGACGCATTGCGCGAGACCTTCTCTTACGGGGCCGCGGCGACCGAGCAGACGATCAACCAGCGCGACTTCAACGAAGCGCAGCGCGAGATCGATCTGCTGGCAAAAGCGGACCCCGAAAACTACACGTTGACGATCCTGCGCTCGAAGCTCGATGCCCAGCGCAAGACGCTCGACCGCGAACAGCAGCAGGCAGTGGACGCACAGAAGGCGCAGCAGCTCGCCCAGCAGAATGCGGCAGCCGCGGCGAAGCAGCAGGCGGAACAGGCTGCCGCGGCGGAAGCGCAGCGCCAGCAGGCCGCGCGCGAACAGGCGTCGCGTGTGGCAGCCCAGCAGTCCCCGGCGGCGAATGCCGCACGCCCTGCTGCAGCGCCGACGCCGAAGCCCACGTCGGCGGACGCCGAGCCCATCAGCGATGCGGTGCTCGTCCGCCAGGTCAGCCCGCGCTACCCGACCGCGGCGATGCGCGCCAACCAGGAAGGTTGGGTGGACGTCGAATTCTCGGTGAGCACCGATGGTTCGGTGAGCAATGTCACGGTCGTCGATTCGCAGCCCAAGCATGTGTTCGACCGTTCGGCGATCGATGCGGTCAGCCGCTGGGAGTACAAACCGGCCACCCGCAATGGCGAGCCGATGACCGTGACGTTGCGGCGTCGCCTGCAGTTCAACCTCGGCCGCTAA
- the metJ gene encoding met regulon transcriptional regulator MetJ gives METGKFIRPYVEHGSKAGSVRKITVSIPLHVLRLLSDERTRRQVNNLRHATNSDLLVEAFLHAFTGQPLPTDEELRRTMATAKKATAKKSAAKKATKKSTVKKTAARKSPAKKASTRKVATKKAATRKSPAKKAAAKKVARKAPARKVAAKKAVKKAVKKATAKKATRKASPRKAASKKVAATKVARATKAAKAK, from the coding sequence ATGGAAACAGGAAAATTCATCAGGCCGTATGTGGAGCATGGTTCGAAAGCGGGTTCGGTTCGCAAGATCACAGTATCGATTCCGCTGCATGTTCTCCGCCTACTTTCCGATGAACGTACTCGCCGCCAGGTGAACAATTTAAGGCACGCAACGAACAGCGATCTGCTGGTTGAAGCGTTCCTTCACGCTTTTACTGGGCAACCACTGCCAACTGATGAGGAGCTGAGACGAACCATGGCCACTGCCAAGAAAGCCACTGCCAAGAAATCCGCCGCCAAGAAGGCGACGAAGAAGTCGACCGTGAAGAAGACCGCCGCGCGCAAGTCGCCGGCAAAGAAGGCCTCGACCCGTAAGGTCGCGACCAAGAAGGCTGCGACCCGCAAGTCGCCGGCCAAGAAGGCTGCTGCAAAGAAGGTCGCCCGCAAGGCGCCTGCTCGCAAGGTCGCCGCCAAGAAGGCGGTGAAGAAGGCCGTCAAGAAGGCCACCGCCAAGAAGGCTACGCGCAAGGCTTCGCCGCGCAAGGCCGCTTCGAAGAAGGTTGCCGCCACCAAGGTGGCTCGCGCAACCAAGGCCGCCAAGGCCAAGTAA
- the gcvH gene encoding glycine cleavage system protein GcvH: MSEIPGDLKFLKSHEWVRVSDDGKTVTVGISDHAQGALGDLVYVELPEVGSSVTAGAGVAVVESVKAASDIYAPISGEVAAVNEALSDKPETINEDAFGDGWIFKLTIADKSELDQLLTPDEYQELIENEDH, encoded by the coding sequence ATGAGTGAAATCCCAGGCGATCTGAAATTCTTGAAGTCCCACGAGTGGGTGCGCGTGTCCGACGACGGCAAGACCGTCACCGTGGGCATCTCCGACCACGCGCAAGGCGCGCTGGGCGACCTGGTCTACGTCGAGCTTCCTGAAGTCGGCAGTTCCGTAACCGCAGGGGCCGGTGTTGCCGTGGTCGAATCAGTGAAAGCTGCTTCGGACATCTACGCGCCGATCTCCGGCGAGGTTGCCGCGGTCAACGAGGCTCTTAGCGATAAGCCGGAAACGATCAACGAGGATGCCTTCGGCGACGGTTGGATCTTCAAGCTGACCATCGCCGACAAGAGTGAACTCGACCAGTTGCTCACGCCGGACGAGTATCAGGAACTGATCGAAAACGAAGATCACTGA
- a CDS encoding DUF3103 family protein: protein MKRTLKVSLLSAALAFTFSSPLMATEATSVSDVRDQVARSIATLVNDPAFEAAVQDKLSKNKAALADVVRQYAADTTARNQGVVDELRDLERQAVHLRGLDGAIDNVIDLRVLGGDAQDSAANVHGTWVGTVVKDQATGTKQLVAYGPSGEKQQFSADQAPGVPMLLVESDSTRSTQAGMQVMNEALRREGAQTPRTQPMSRSALRSSLRSSARDVSRLAPTTLSRFAPPSVENLAVPEAEELTILSEIWLADDREPNTAFDAEIFAVITGVSPEGKVQVITKDMPWLDHDKFLYKPGMDLINWKDFGPSYVNVQLFEDDGDTNFKNLASAVTSAVGDVSLLVSPTAPQALVISGVSKIASKVLDAMDSKWFQNDADYIDSFYVIERGGNYGTHDAPLVGARGWAKMVLKPYQVKNRVFKETVNKTP, encoded by the coding sequence ATGAAACGGACTCTCAAAGTCTCGCTCCTCAGCGCCGCGTTGGCGTTTACCTTCTCCTCGCCGCTGATGGCCACCGAAGCCACATCCGTGAGCGACGTTCGCGACCAGGTCGCCCGCAGTATCGCCACTCTCGTGAACGACCCCGCCTTTGAAGCGGCCGTGCAGGACAAGCTGAGCAAGAACAAGGCAGCGCTCGCCGACGTGGTGCGCCAGTACGCCGCCGACACCACCGCACGTAACCAGGGTGTCGTGGACGAACTCCGCGACCTCGAACGTCAGGCCGTCCACTTGCGCGGTCTGGATGGCGCCATCGACAACGTGATCGATCTCCGCGTGCTCGGCGGCGACGCGCAGGATTCGGCCGCCAACGTTCATGGCACCTGGGTCGGCACCGTGGTGAAGGATCAGGCCACCGGGACCAAGCAACTGGTCGCCTACGGCCCGTCGGGAGAGAAGCAGCAGTTTTCGGCCGATCAGGCCCCAGGCGTCCCGATGCTGCTCGTCGAGTCGGATTCGACTCGCAGCACGCAGGCTGGCATGCAGGTCATGAACGAAGCGCTTCGCCGCGAGGGCGCGCAGACTCCCCGGACGCAACCGATGTCTCGCTCCGCGCTGCGTTCTTCCTTGCGTTCTTCCGCGCGGGATGTTTCGCGCCTCGCTCCGACGACCCTTTCCCGCTTCGCTCCGCCGTCCGTGGAGAACCTTGCCGTGCCGGAGGCGGAAGAGCTGACCATCCTCTCCGAGATCTGGCTGGCCGACGACCGCGAGCCGAACACCGCCTTCGACGCCGAGATCTTCGCAGTGATTACCGGCGTCAGTCCCGAGGGCAAGGTGCAGGTCATCACCAAGGACATGCCGTGGCTGGACCACGACAAGTTCTTGTACAAGCCTGGCATGGACCTGATCAACTGGAAGGACTTCGGTCCGAGCTACGTGAACGTGCAGCTCTTTGAGGACGACGGCGACACGAACTTCAAGAACCTGGCGTCGGCAGTCACCAGTGCGGTGGGCGACGTCTCCCTGCTGGTCTCGCCGACGGCACCCCAGGCACTCGTGATCTCCGGCGTGTCCAAGATCGCGAGCAAGGTGCTCGACGCGATGGACTCCAAGTGGTTCCAGAACGATGCCGACTACATCGATTCGTTCTATGTGATCGAGCGTGGCGGCAACTACGGCACGCACGATGCCCCTCTGGTCGGCGCACGTGGCTGGGCGAAGATGGTGCTCAAGCCCTATCAGGTGAAGAACCGCGTGTTCAAGGAGACGGTGAACAAGACCCCTTGA
- the gcvT gene encoding glycine cleavage system aminomethyltransferase GcvT, with amino-acid sequence MTDKTELNATHRELGARMVDFGGWDMPIAYGSQIEEHHAVRKDAGMFDVSHMTVVDIVGERTREFLRKLVANNVDKLAKSGKALYTCMLDENGGVIDDLIVYFLREDFFRLVVNAATRAKDLAWIEKQAAAFGVAVRERSEFGMIAVQGPNAREKLIGLLPEDVRAKASKLGKFAAIEIEGPEGMPLFLARTGYTGEDGFEVVVPNTRVVELWNRLREAGVAPAGLGARDTLRLEAGMNLYGQDMDESVTPWEAALAWTVSLDEGRDFIGRAALEKQKAAGVPRVMVGLVMDDKGVLRHGQKVLTAAGDGEILSGGFAPTLGKSVAFARVPAGELGDVRVDIRGREVPVRVVTFPFVRDGRPMPGIVG; translated from the coding sequence ATGACCGACAAGACCGAACTCAACGCCACCCACCGCGAACTCGGTGCCCGCATGGTCGACTTCGGTGGCTGGGACATGCCCATCGCCTATGGGTCGCAGATCGAAGAGCATCACGCCGTACGCAAGGATGCCGGCATGTTCGACGTGTCGCACATGACGGTCGTGGATATTGTCGGTGAGCGCACTCGGGAGTTCCTGCGCAAGCTGGTGGCGAACAATGTCGACAAGCTCGCCAAGTCCGGCAAGGCGCTCTACACCTGCATGCTCGACGAGAACGGTGGGGTGATCGATGACCTCATCGTTTACTTCCTGCGCGAGGACTTTTTCCGCCTCGTGGTGAATGCTGCCACTCGCGCAAAGGATCTGGCCTGGATCGAAAAGCAGGCGGCCGCCTTCGGTGTCGCCGTTCGCGAGCGCAGCGAATTCGGCATGATCGCCGTGCAGGGCCCCAACGCCCGCGAGAAGCTGATCGGCCTGCTGCCGGAGGACGTGCGCGCGAAGGCGAGCAAGCTCGGCAAGTTCGCTGCTATCGAGATCGAAGGCCCGGAGGGCATGCCGTTGTTCCTCGCGCGGACCGGTTACACCGGCGAAGATGGTTTCGAGGTCGTGGTGCCTAACACGCGCGTCGTCGAGTTGTGGAATCGCCTCCGCGAGGCGGGTGTAGCTCCGGCGGGTCTGGGCGCGCGCGACACCCTGCGTCTCGAGGCCGGCATGAATCTGTATGGACAGGACATGGATGAGAGCGTCACGCCCTGGGAGGCGGCGCTCGCGTGGACGGTGTCGCTGGACGAGGGTCGCGACTTCATCGGCCGTGCAGCGCTGGAGAAGCAGAAGGCTGCCGGCGTGCCGCGCGTCATGGTGGGGCTGGTGATGGACGACAAGGGCGTGCTGCGCCACGGGCAGAAGGTGCTCACCGCTGCCGGTGACGGTGAGATCCTGTCCGGCGGTTTCGCCCCCACGCTGGGCAAGTCTGTTGCGTTTGCACGCGTGCCCGCTGGCGAGCTGGGTGATGTTCGGGTCGACATCCGCGGCCGTGAAGTGCCGGTGCGCGTCGTGACGTTCCCCTTCGTCCGTGACGGCCGTCCGATGCCGGGCATCGTCGGCTGA